The following DNA comes from Rosa rugosa chromosome 5, drRosRugo1.1, whole genome shotgun sequence.
CATGTTGGTCGTCAAATGGAATTTTCAGATACAGTAAAACCCAccactaaggtaaaaaaaattgtCTACGGGACAAAATGATACGCGCGCAACTTTTAAAAGTGATATAAATGATACCTACATTTATAATAGTTGTCAAAATTATAcctaaatattaaaaaacaaatcaaaatgatacccaacttccgaaagtgatcaaaatgatatataaagttttaaaaacaaatcaatttgatagCTCGGTTTCATTGTTTGTAACTTTTTGTTCAAATTGATCACCTATATGTACCTATTATATAGGTGGTGCTGGTCTATATGTCCATATTAATTACAATTTGCGTCACGTTTTTTAAATCTCCATACCAGCAATCCTCATCAAGGTGTATGAGTGCCTACAGAGGTCATCTATAGAGGTTTGAGAAATGACTTATGACGTGGTGTTCTCCATCAATTGTGAAATACGAGGGATGGAATCATTTACAGCAGCAGTTACATAACAGTATTTTCAAACTAATTCATACTCTGACATTACTTCACCTATTACTTCAGGGAAATTGTAATGTGAAGTCGTATGTGTGACATCATTTGCGTAGGAGATTTTGTTATATTTaaactaaatatatatatatatatatatatatatatatatatatatatatatatatatatatatatataaacaaaaaattcaGATACTTCACACATTTAATTGGTAATGAGGCCCAACGACGTAGGGGATGGGCCGTGTGAACTTGCCTTCAACGTAATGTGGCCCGGTTATATGTCTAAACCCTAGTATAAAAACCACTTAATACCTCATCAGTCCAATCAGCACAGGGGCAAAACCGTTGCTCGCCGACACACCTCGTCCCCCTTGCTATCGCCGTCGACGGTGGCCTGCTCACTGACATACGGGTATGTAATGAAGTCAAGCTTTCATTTACGTCATTCAGGAGTATATGGGTATGTAATGAAGTCAAGCTTTCATTTACGTCATTCAGGAGTACTATATGGGTATGTAATCATGTTCAGTTTTCATTGCGACTTGCCCGCTTTCATATTCAGTGAATGATGAAACGTATGTACAAAATTTTTCAGTTTATGGTTAAACGTTCGGTCTGGGTCTACGTAACTCCAGTATATGGACTTCCATTTATAGATTGCAGTTATTTGGGGGGTGGGTCATGAAATGCATTTCATATGTGGCTTGATTGTTTGTGTCAATTGCCAAATTTGAGCTTATATGATGCGAACATTAGACTGCCAATTGGATTGGGTTGAATTTAGTTGCGCCGTCGTTTTTATTCTTCGAATATATTAGCTAATCCAACATGTCTGAGATGCTAAGCCACTTACTCTCACCCTTGTACAGGATCCGGGTTTGCAGTGTTGTACTGAATTAGGACATTTATTTTCCTCGCCTGCAAGAATGTCGTAGACCGACGACAACTGCCCTCTTCAGAAATGGTGTCACTTGTGCGGTCAGATTCAGCCTTATGCGAGGGGACCTATGGCCGCAGAATGCCCACCTCGTGTAGGTGAACACCCTCGTCAAGCACCACCAGATGAGAGTCCGAGATGCCCTTTATGTGACGGAAACATGAGTATCATGGCACATTGGGTGCACAAAATAAAGAGGGAGCGGCCCTATTGGCAGTGTTGTCGAACTAATGTGACCATGGCCCTGAACTGCTAACTTGCATTAAAATCGACATTGTTACATTCACAACAGTTATGCAAGCCTAATTTGTTTGGTTCGTTTGCGTTGCAGGGGTACCCTTATTGCAGGGGTTATCGGTGGGTAGATGAAATGGCGGGAGGATCCACGGTGTGTAATATAATCCCTACGCATCGCATCTCTTCACAAGTCCTAATGACCAAAAACCTATTAGTTCATACAAGAATACTGGGCTGTACTGACAGTGGTGCGTCTCCGAAATGCAGGGGGGAGAATTGGAAAACCGAATGCGTATGCAGAACTCACGATGTATGGACCTAATTGCGAAATATTCCGCCGCCTGATGTGTTCCTACATATCACAATCTGAGGACAATTTTGGCAGGCCTTATTAGTACTGCTATGGGTTCCCGGTGAGTCTGTAATCTACAGGGACTACGATGCTTTATGTGTTTGGTTATCTTTTTAAAGGATGCGAATCTGGGCTAACATTTCTTGGAACCATTTGGCTACAATGCAGGGGCCGACGGTCCACAGACCATCATTCATTTGGGAAGATGAGTGCAAGATCCAGTGTGCGGGTTTCAACGGGTTCACTGAGTATGAAGAACCTGAGTAAACGCCTCATGCCGTTCCGGACTGCAATGCCTAGGGTTTCATCCTACTTGTCACGGTACTACTCGCCGTAATCCCCAAATCATGTACAACTTTCAGTTATGAGATGTAGGAGTATGTATTAGTCATGTAGATGTTGGGAGTTCGTTCTGTATAAACCTGGTCTAGTTGTTTTGTGGTCAGCAAATTCTGACTAACTCTTCAGCTGCCTTCGGTCTTTAACTGCTTCTGGAACTCCACAATTTCAATTCGTAATAAACACGATCATAGAATGTGCATGTCATATGGTCATTATggtctgtgtttttttttttttgttttagttttgatTTCAGAATATGGTTCCATTTATTGTTGAATCATGATACATGATTCAATCCAATTGTTCCAATTATGGTCTAATTTTTATTCAGCCTGATCATGtcattcaaaataaaaataacaaggTCACAACGATAGTCTTGGGCTCTTAGGGAGTGCCCCATTTGGACCCATATGCCTGCGGCCCAGTATAAACCTATAAGTGACCCACCGTCATCCATATCTGAAATAGAGTAACATCAGTGTGTCAGCCCAGCCCACCAACCATGTCGACTGCATTAAATCAAGGAACAATACATGCATGCAGTTGAGCTACAATTACTATGTTCAACCATCCTACCTAATCCAACCAACCTTCTTTAACATCCATGAATTCGACTGGTATAAAAACAGGGACAAAGGTTGGGGCATTTCACATATAACTGAAGCTGGGTTATGGGGAGCAGGAGGGATCAATCAGTTTGTGCTTCTGCAGCGACAGGGAAAAAAGAGCCACCCCCAAACATGGTGTGGTGCGATGACGATGACCTCGCCGAATCGTCAGTGCCACGCTTGCAAGGAAATAATGAAATCATCTAGTTACCTGGGTGGTTCCAAGCAGCCGAGACGGCACAAACGGCTTAACATTTGTCAGGGTTCAACATAATTCAACGTCCCAATCGGCCATGGCGCTTGGGAACGGCCATCTTCATGATAATGGTAAGGGTTCACGTCATGTGCGGCCTGCGAAGGAAGACAAACAAGGCGCAAAATATTCATGCATCAGAAGCCGTGGCCGTAGAAGAAAAGATGTGGAAATTATGGATGCTGGAGCAAATGAAGTGGATAAATTTGATGCCGGCGAATGAAGCAATGAATTCCTTGTAACAGACTATGTTTTTGGACTCAGTTTATTAGTTTCGTTGTTGCTGTTTAACATGTCATCGTCAACAACTGCAGTAAAATCGATTGTTCCTCATTTCCTTCTTTTCGTAATAATTCCTCATTTCCTTCTCTCCGATTATATTATTTGGTTACCAGTGATCAAGTTTCACCTGTATATATCAACACAGGAAAAGTTAATCCTTTACTTCTGTACTCACTGCCAATGCATGGGAATGAAAATAATCAGGAACTTCGTATTCACCCTGATTGTATTTTCTTCTGCTTACCCGCAAACCACAACCGAACAACAGTTAAATTGCTAACGgggaataataataaaaattatgtCTTCAACATGCAAATGCAATACAACTAAAAATGAAAACGACAGTTTAGTAGGATTATTGACGAACTCGTGCACATCGTAACTGTCCCTACTTATAACAGGTTTAAAACTGCGGATAGTCCATCGCAAAAAAAGGATGACAGATGGGCTAAACACGTTCATCTTCATTGGGAGATCAGCGCCTAGCCCGGCGTGGCTTGAACTTCATGCCTGCCACTGCAACAACGCCACATGCATTCACTGATGCTGATACCCCTCCTTCGGCTGCAACAGCGTTCGGGACCTCCTCGGCAGCTGCTTGCCACACCAGTTCAGCCATATCATTCATCGGGTGATTCACAATCTCAAGTGCCAAGCGAACCCTCTGGTCACCGGAGTTGAACTGAAACAGCAAAAATTATGTCACATATCAACCTTATGCTCGCACGTTCACATAACCTGGTTCATGTGTCAGTACTCACCCCTTGGTACCAGCGCTGGCGGTAAAACTGCATGTTTCTAATGACAAAAATTCCCGAGTCTTGGCTGGTGGGATGGATAGGGCTTCTTTCTGGATACGTGATGGAGAAAGACCCAAATTTCGCATATATGGCAGGTGACATTCGAATCTCGTTGCCAAAAACCTTTTCAACCAGTGACATCTGTTCACAGGGGAACCGAATTTCAAAACATGGCTCACAGGTAATCTCATAATACAGTTTTCAAATTTATGTGCGCCAAAGTAGGTATTCACCACATAAATGTACAACAGGTTGGAATGACTCACACATGCTATGGCATAATCCTCCCGGCGTTTGTAAGCAGACATATCGGGGTTGCTGTCTCATACTTCGCATTGCCCGTTCGGTATGTTCAGGACAACCAAAACCAATGCTTCATTTCAGCGTCATGAATGGGAAAAAATATCTGCGCACATGAAATAACTTTTCACAATGACGTACGTACATTATACCTAAACCTGTGAAACAAGTAATTCATAAGTATAGAATCGACCTTCTGGAAAGACAAGAATCTACCAACGAATCTTCTCAATCAGCACATTTTAATGGTAGAAGGCACAACCCCTTGAACATGCATCCCTGATGAACACTCCTTCGCAAGTTCCTGAAAAAGTTCAAGACCAGTATGTAGATTAAATCAAACAATATCGGACTCTATAGAATTCTTTAAAAAATGGTTCGACCAATGTCTGTGAAACATACAGAAAATGAAGTAGGCATGAACCAGTTGTTGGAACCCCGATCAAACAAGTAAGCAGCAGTTATGTTCACAACCTGTGTGAAAGAAACCCCATTTGAATATAATTAACTCAAATCTGACATCGTAAACAACGTTTTCAATCATATTGTAATTAAGTGAAAATGGGGATGGAGTCAGCTACCTCACTACTCAAGCACTGCATTGGTGACAAGCAGCTCAGATCCCAGCGAGAGACAACCCATCCCTCTCACCTAGCGACCTCATTGTTGTCATGAAAGAAATCCAAAGATAATTCAACATGTGCGTGACCAGGCTTAGAGACAGTGGATGGATGCTTACTAAAGTGTACGAAATTACGCACACGCTGTGGGATGGATCATATATTCCTATTTAAGCATATGGCCGTGCAAACTGTTTATTGCATGTGATATATTAATATTCCACCTTCCAAGATGGTTGTGCTCTATTAATAAAGCAAAATGTGCTCGTGCCATCAAATTTATGAGAATTGTTACCTCCCAACAGTGTCTTCACCGGTGACCTTCTTGCTGAAGAGATAGGTCAGAAGGTGGGAATCGCTGTACGAAATCTCAGCCACCACTGGAAAGAACCCTTGCCCAATATTTTGGAAGTCAGTGCTCTGGCTACCAATTGTGTCGTCCTCATTGAGGACACCCTGTGGATGTTAAATGAATACTTAACTCAGCAttacaaacaaacaaattacaGCCTGCGCATAGATGGCAAACCAACAAGAATGCAAGAGACAATTGATATCATTTTACCACTAGTGTAGAATTGCCCAATATAGACATGGAGGAATTACTTACAATGTCAGATTTACTTTGCCACATCTCACCATGATGTAGACCAGCTTCTGTGTGGTGCTGCTTCTGACCAGTGACAAAACCATTCTTCTCTTCAATATTACCAGTGTACTCCTTATGGAGGTCCTCAAAAACTTCCTTAATCACCTCTGCCACAATCTGGCCGATACCCTCAGCCTTCAGTTGGTGAAGAGATGTTTCTAGCGTCAAAATTGCACTCCTCAACCGGCCCATGTCTGGTTCCAAACGACCAACCGTTGACTTCAGATTTTCTACCTCCCCTCTCACAGTTCCTACATCAGACCTCACTTCTGACAAGTCCTCCACTACAGTAGTTCTTATCCCTGTACTAGCATCAACGGATCCCGACATTTGATGGGTCGTGTCATAGAAGCTCTTTTTCGTTACACGCACACTCTCGCATCTAAATCCGCCCTCCCTCTCAACTTCTTCCAGAACCCTCTTTACCTCCTTCCTGCCCCAAGTCATCACTGGGTTATAAATCCTAGGAAATAGTAGAATCCCCTTACCGACAACGTCCAGGTAGAACAACTGAAGGAACAGAATGTAACCTCCTACTAGACCATAACGCAGCGcctgaaatgatgacacccctgCAACCAACTTCGCAAATGCAAGCTTTGCCCAGTTTTTGGAAGACAACGCACCTGGATCCTTCAATGGTATAAGGTATTGTTCATCCACGTGGGCTCCCGTTACTGGGCATAACAGAGTTGCTAGGGCATACAAGGCAAAGCCGCAGGGCCGGCTCTCAAGCTGTGCAACATGAGCGACAGCACAGGGCCCCCAATTGAGAGGgccccaaatttttttttttcggttttatatatatattaaaaattataaataatataaaatagGGCCCCCATGGTCCTCTACTCCTCTTGCTACGTTCACCTCATCACCTGATACCCTCTTTAGAGGGCCCAATTTGTTTAATGgttttatatttaatatatttaatAAAGAAATATTAAAATCTTCAGATGATGTGAAATTGGGTGCCTACCTCTCTATCCAgccacacaaacacaaacacaaccaaaccttatctcctctttttttctgCGTTCTGTGAGTCTGTGACTTCtgtctctcctctcctctcctcaatTCTCATCGACCAGTCGACCTCAATACCTCTCTATCCAGCCACTCAAGTATGATACTATGATTGAAtcaaattaatcaatgtttGCTGCGTTATTTACTCGATCCCGTAATGATTCTTTGATGGGTTATTCCTAATGGGTTGATCTGGGTTTGATTTGGTTTCCAGATTACAAAGGTCTAGGTCAGTTGGCCATCTAGCAATTTTGTGGGATTCTAGAATTGAGAAATTGGAGAATTAAAGTTAAAGTTATTGAAGTCTTATTTGCGATCAACTATGTCACAAGAAAGACTAAATGGACTTGCTTTGATTTCGATTGAGAATGAATATCTTGGAAAAATCAATTGTGATAAGCTAATTGATCAGTTTGCAGGTAAGAAGGCAAGGAGATGGATTTTCAAATGAATATCAATCAACACTGCTAGAATGTGTTATTTTGAGGGTTTCAGATCAAAGCAtctttttgtaattattttttgCTGCAAACTTTATGTTTGTATTGAATATTTAGCCTTTTTTGTAGGCTCATCTAATGATATATATTGATCATACATTGTTGGTTATTTGATTTTACATTGTGAGTTTGTTCAAGTATAAATTTCATATAAGATTGAAGCTAGGAGGGCCGCATCTTAAACTTTCGCACAGGGCCTTCGAAAAGTTTGAGACGGCTCTGCAAAGCCGACCTTATATGTGTCATCAACCAATTCAGATTCAATGAGCAACCTACTCAGTCC
Coding sequences within:
- the LOC133709221 gene encoding uncharacterized protein LOC133709221, with product MSPAIYAKFGSFSITYPERSPIHPTSQDSGIFVIRNMQFYRQRWYQGFNSGDQRVRLALEIVNHPMNDMAELVWQAAAEEVPNAVAAEGGVSASVNACGVVAVAGMKFKPRRARR